The following coding sequences are from one Coffea arabica cultivar ET-39 chromosome 11e, Coffea Arabica ET-39 HiFi, whole genome shotgun sequence window:
- the LOC113718519 gene encoding putative F-box protein At3g23960, producing MKRIKGNLDTPISISEEILLQILQEIPAKSLMSFKCVSRHWCSMIEGQEFVDAFRVGSHKRGTKLLVRKSCSQDIMIDGRRKNYDFFLVNLQDKSVVPLAAPVILQTNQFILGQPVEGLVCCNNIIWNPTMNETITLPQRNPSSDLKKVIENMTIQAGKHSWSISSDYCLGFEVSIKKYKVFSITHVDVGMGLSTVSTENLSYAEVLTLGSNNFWKNTKCSLPQELCKIFGFVDNYCSINGIIYMIIRLRISSSVPEYRILSFDLSRENFQLLPLPGGGGGTGSYIHFTGEVGGRFALIHGAEGEKTWLLEECFQGGKWIVADTPWPECWRLNPEMIVT from the coding sequence ATGAAACGGATTAAGGGGAATCTTGACACCCCAATTTCAATTTCAGAAGAGATCCTTCTACAAATactccaagaaattccagcaaaaTCACTCATGAGTTTCAAGTGTGTTTCAAGGCATTGGTGCAGCATGATCGAAGGTCAAGAATTCGTTGACGCTTTTCGGGTTGGCTCCCATAAGCGTGGCACCAAACTCTTGGTTCGCAAGTCTTGTTCACAAGATATAATGATTGATGGTAGAAGGAAAAATTATGATTTCTTCCTAGTGAATTTACAAGACAAATCCGTCGTTCCTCTTGCTGCGCCGGTTATTCTCCAAACAAATCAATTTATCTTAGGGCAACCCGTTGAAGGCTTAGTATGTTGTAACAACATTATATGGAACCCTACTATGAATGAAACCATTACTCTTCCCCAACGAAATCCCAGTTCGGACTTGAAGAAGGTTATTGAAAATATGACAATCCAAGCCGGAAAACACAGTTGGTCTATCTCGAGTGATTACTGTCTGGGGTTCGAGGTTTCAATCAAGAAATACAAGGTGTTCAGCATCACTCATGTGGATGTGGGGATGGGATTGAGTACTGTTAGTACCGAAAACCTTAGTTATGCAGAAGTTTTGACTTTGGGATCAAATAATTTCTGGAAAAATACTAAATGTTCTCTCCCACAAGAGCTTTGCAAAATCTTCGGCTTCGTTGACAACTACTGTAGCATCAATGGCATCATCTACATGATCATCAGGTTAAGAATTTCTTCTTCCGTCCCGGAATATCGAATACTGTCTTTTGATTTGAGTCgtgaaaattttcaacttttgcCTCTTcccggaggaggaggaggaactgGTAGTTATATACATTTTACGGGTGAGGTTGGGGGGCGCTTTGCTCTGATTCATGGCGCTGAAGGAGAAAAGACTTGGCTATTGGAAGAATGTTTTCAGGGTGGAAAGTGGATTGTTGCGGATACGCCGTGGCCAGAATGTTGGAGGTTGAATCCAGAGATGATTGTCACCTGA